From a single Cytophagales bacterium WSM2-2 genomic region:
- the bshC gene encoding putative cysteine ligase BshC produces MQIHKIALPDTHSFNSFFLDYISQKDTLKNFYHRFPVVANFKDQISEKSSFTQENRNVLFNSLAKQYDGIKISDAVASNLKSLKDPKTFTITTGHQLNVFTGPLYFIYKIVTVINACKKLKEQYPAYNFVPVYWMASEDHDYDEIRSFRLYGKKYSWETDQTGAVGRFDPKSLSKIIDDLPGDVSFFKTAYTKHSSLSQAVRYYVNELFGSEGLIVVDADDRDLKSLLKSVIHDDLFNHTPKKLVEERNKQLESSGYHPQVFARDINFFFLDKGLRQRIERNNEGFSVVDTDLKFSQAEIEKLIDSSPEKFSPNVILRPLYQEIILPNLGYAGGPAEVVYWLQLKGVFDHFKIPFPVLMPRNFAVMMDESTRKKFVKTGLELKDLFEEKNYLFNHWTVRNSQTDLSLSKEIAEAKNIFVQVKNRASQIDPTLLKHADAQTLHLTKALETIEAKMLRAEKRKHSDKLRQIETVKDALFPNGSLQERVDNFLNFYQQDPQFIQKLIEAFDPFDFRFTIFEV; encoded by the coding sequence ATGCAGATTCACAAGATCGCGTTGCCTGATACGCATTCATTCAATTCTTTTTTTCTCGACTATATTTCTCAAAAAGATACACTCAAGAATTTTTATCATCGGTTTCCGGTTGTTGCCAATTTTAAAGATCAGATCAGTGAAAAATCATCTTTCACCCAAGAGAACCGGAATGTCCTTTTCAATTCATTAGCAAAGCAGTACGATGGTATAAAAATCTCTGATGCTGTTGCGTCCAATCTGAAGTCGCTTAAAGATCCGAAGACATTTACAATTACTACCGGGCACCAATTGAACGTATTCACCGGACCGCTGTATTTCATTTATAAGATCGTAACGGTTATCAACGCTTGTAAAAAACTGAAAGAGCAATATCCTGCATATAACTTCGTCCCTGTTTACTGGATGGCTAGTGAAGATCATGATTATGACGAGATCAGGTCCTTCCGGCTTTATGGGAAAAAATACTCATGGGAAACCGACCAGACGGGGGCAGTAGGAAGATTTGATCCGAAGTCCTTATCAAAAATTATTGATGACCTGCCGGGCGATGTTTCTTTTTTCAAAACTGCCTACACCAAACATAGCAGTTTGTCACAGGCGGTGAGGTATTACGTCAATGAATTGTTCGGGAGCGAAGGATTGATTGTCGTTGATGCTGATGATCGCGATCTGAAATCACTGCTGAAGAGCGTTATTCATGACGATCTCTTCAATCATACTCCAAAAAAACTGGTGGAAGAAAGAAACAAGCAACTCGAAAGTTCTGGGTACCATCCGCAAGTCTTTGCTCGTGACATCAATTTCTTTTTTTTAGACAAAGGATTAAGGCAACGCATTGAACGAAATAACGAAGGGTTTTCAGTAGTCGATACCGACTTAAAATTCTCCCAAGCTGAGATTGAAAAACTCATTGACAGTTCTCCAGAAAAATTCAGCCCTAATGTTATTCTCAGGCCGTTGTACCAGGAAATTATCCTGCCCAACCTTGGCTATGCGGGAGGTCCTGCCGAAGTAGTGTATTGGCTCCAGCTCAAAGGGGTGTTTGACCACTTCAAAATTCCTTTTCCCGTTTTGATGCCCCGCAATTTTGCTGTCATGATGGATGAGTCAACACGAAAGAAATTTGTAAAAACCGGACTTGAGCTTAAAGATCTATTCGAAGAAAAAAATTATCTATTCAATCACTGGACTGTCAGGAATTCACAAACCGACCTTTCGCTTAGTAAAGAAATCGCAGAAGCGAAGAACATCTTTGTGCAGGTAAAAAATCGTGCATCACAAATTGATCCTACTCTTCTTAAGCATGCCGATGCGCAAACTTTACATCTAACCAAAGCACTGGAAACTATTGAGGCGAAAATGCTTCGGGCAGAAAAGAGAAAACATTCTGATAAGCTTCGCCAGATTGAAACTGTAAAAGACGCCCTTTTCCCTAATGGAAGCCTGCAGGAACGCGTTGACAATTTTCTAAATTTCTACCAGCAAGACCCTCAATTCATACAAAAGCTTATCGAGGCATTTGATCCTTTTGACTTCCGGTTTACTATTTTTGAAGTGTGA
- the ftsY gene encoding signal recognition particle receptor FtsY, with product MSFIGNLFSKEKKESLDSGLQKSKETFFGKLGKAIAGKSTVDDEVLDNLEEILISSDVGVDTTLKIIKRIQDRVARDKYLGAGELDRILKEEVASLLSENNSADQGDFETPVATKPYVLMVVGVNGVGKTTTIGKLSAQFKKKGKSVVLGAADTFRAAAVDQLKLWGERNGVPVIAKGMNTDPSAVAFETVQKGLELGADIIIIDTAGRLHTKTNLMNELSKIKRSIEKVLTGAPHDVMLVLDGSTGQNAVIQAREFTKATEVTCLAITKLDGTAKGGVVIGISDEFKIPVKYIGVGEKVDDLQVFNKNEFVDSLFKR from the coding sequence ATGTCTTTCATAGGCAATCTGTTTTCCAAAGAAAAAAAAGAGTCTCTCGACAGCGGCTTGCAAAAGTCGAAGGAGACCTTCTTTGGCAAACTTGGAAAAGCGATTGCCGGTAAGTCGACTGTAGATGATGAGGTGCTGGACAATCTGGAAGAAATTCTGATTTCGTCAGATGTAGGTGTAGACACTACATTGAAAATCATTAAACGCATTCAGGACCGTGTAGCGCGTGACAAATATCTCGGTGCTGGTGAACTTGACCGCATCCTCAAAGAGGAAGTAGCCTCCCTCCTGTCTGAAAATAACAGCGCTGACCAGGGTGACTTTGAGACCCCTGTCGCTACAAAACCATATGTACTGATGGTAGTGGGCGTGAATGGAGTAGGTAAGACAACCACGATCGGGAAATTGTCAGCTCAGTTTAAAAAGAAAGGCAAGAGTGTTGTGCTCGGGGCCGCCGATACATTTCGCGCTGCCGCTGTAGATCAACTCAAGCTCTGGGGTGAACGCAACGGGGTACCCGTGATTGCCAAAGGGATGAATACGGACCCGTCGGCAGTCGCTTTTGAAACTGTCCAAAAAGGACTTGAGCTTGGTGCTGACATCATTATCATTGATACGGCTGGCCGACTTCATACCAAGACGAACCTGATGAATGAACTTTCCAAGATCAAACGCTCAATCGAGAAAGTCCTGACAGGTGCGCCACACGATGTAATGCTGGTACTGGACGGCAGCACAGGGCAGAACGCTGTGATTCAGGCCCGCGAGTTCACCAAAGCAACAGAAGTGACTTGCCTGGCTATCACTAAACTTGATGGTACAGCCAAAGGTGGCGTAGTGATCGGCATTTCAGATGAATTTAAAATACCTGTCAAGTACATCGGTGTTGGAGAGAAAGTGGATGACTTGCAGGTATTCAACAAAAATGAGTTTGTTGATTCTCTATTCAAGCGTTAA
- the ygfA gene encoding 5-formyltetrahydrofolate cyclo-ligase encodes MIKQEIRSKKLNQRLALSKNECDELSEKIGERFLSQVDLSSIRVLHIFLPIISRKEPDTRIIINGIKKDFPFIRISLPRVEGDQMVNFYLGKETRLEKNKWGIEEPVSGIPTSTEEIDLVVVPLLAFDREGNRLGYGKGFYDKFLNQCRRDCQKIGLSYFGPEDELIPTDTHDVPLNAVITPMQVYKFKS; translated from the coding sequence GTGATTAAGCAGGAAATTCGTTCAAAAAAACTCAATCAGCGACTCGCCTTATCCAAGAATGAATGTGATGAGCTGAGTGAAAAAATCGGAGAACGTTTTTTATCACAAGTCGATTTATCTTCCATTCGGGTCCTTCACATTTTCTTGCCCATCATTTCGAGGAAAGAACCTGACACACGGATCATTATTAACGGAATTAAAAAAGATTTTCCATTTATTCGAATTTCTCTGCCACGAGTGGAAGGCGATCAGATGGTCAACTTTTATCTTGGAAAGGAGACCAGACTTGAAAAAAATAAATGGGGAATCGAAGAGCCTGTTTCAGGAATCCCGACATCAACAGAGGAAATTGATCTTGTCGTTGTACCGTTACTTGCCTTTGATAGAGAAGGAAACAGGCTTGGTTACGGCAAAGGCTTCTACGACAAATTTCTGAATCAGTGCCGCAGAGATTGTCAAAAGATAGGCTTATCTTATTTTGGTCCGGAAGATGAACTAATCCCGACAGATACGCACGATGTTCCTCTTAATGCTGTGATTACGCCTATGCAGGTTTACAAATTCAAATCTTAA
- the rimO gene encoding ribosomal protein S12 methylthiotransferase RimO produces MKTKGQRKNKVNIVTLGCSKNLVDSEVLLTQLRGNQIDVTHESKNDDANIVVINTCGFIDNAKQESIDTILRYVDAKEEGLVEKVYVTGCLSQRYKDDLEKEIPKVDAWFGTRDLSRLLKQLNANYKQELVGERILTNPSHFAYLKISEGCDRPCSFCAIPLMRGKHVSRPIEELVLEAKNLAKNGTKELLLIAQDSTYYGLDLYKKRNLAELLQRLSDVDGIEWIRLHYAFPTGFPMDALDVMAERKNICKYLDIPLQHGSTEILQLMRRGTTREKTEALLQAIREKVPDIAIRTTLISGHPGETQRHFDEMMTFVEKSRFDRLGVFTYSHEENTHSHSMKDDVPEKVKQERLEQLMELQEGISLELNKAKVGKTYKIIVDRKEEGSFIGRTEHDSPEVDNEVILHSKDYLRLGDFVEAKITGATEFDLSAEVI; encoded by the coding sequence TTGAAAACCAAGGGCCAACGTAAAAATAAAGTCAATATTGTAACGCTGGGGTGTTCCAAAAATTTAGTCGACTCAGAGGTATTGTTAACGCAGCTCCGGGGTAACCAGATTGACGTTACCCACGAATCCAAGAATGATGACGCCAACATCGTGGTCATAAATACCTGTGGGTTTATTGACAACGCCAAACAGGAATCCATTGACACGATTCTCCGGTACGTGGATGCCAAAGAGGAAGGCCTAGTAGAAAAAGTTTATGTTACAGGCTGCCTGTCTCAGCGCTACAAAGACGATCTTGAAAAAGAAATCCCTAAAGTAGATGCCTGGTTTGGTACCAGGGACCTTTCTCGTCTGTTGAAGCAATTAAATGCCAACTACAAGCAGGAATTGGTAGGAGAAAGAATACTTACTAACCCAAGCCATTTTGCCTATTTAAAAATATCAGAAGGGTGCGATCGCCCCTGTTCTTTTTGTGCAATTCCACTGATGCGCGGCAAGCACGTCTCTCGCCCAATAGAAGAGTTGGTATTGGAAGCTAAGAACCTGGCGAAAAACGGAACGAAAGAATTGTTGCTGATCGCCCAGGACTCCACTTATTACGGGCTTGACCTTTACAAAAAAAGAAATCTTGCTGAGCTACTTCAACGGCTTTCCGATGTTGATGGTATCGAGTGGATTCGCTTGCACTATGCATTTCCCACCGGCTTCCCGATGGACGCTCTTGATGTAATGGCTGAGCGAAAAAATATATGCAAGTACCTCGACATCCCATTGCAGCACGGCTCCACCGAAATACTTCAATTGATGAGACGCGGAACAACGCGTGAAAAAACAGAAGCGTTATTGCAAGCTATCCGTGAGAAAGTGCCTGATATTGCCATTCGAACAACATTGATTTCAGGGCATCCCGGAGAAACTCAGCGCCATTTTGACGAAATGATGACGTTCGTAGAAAAGTCGAGGTTCGACCGACTGGGCGTGTTTACTTATTCGCATGAAGAGAACACCCACTCCCATTCGATGAAAGATGATGTTCCGGAAAAAGTGAAGCAAGAACGCCTGGAGCAATTGATGGAATTACAAGAAGGGATCTCGCTGGAACTCAACAAGGCCAAGGTGGGAAAGACTTATAAAATAATTGTTGATCGCAAAGAGGAAGGTTCATTCATCGGGCGTACCGAACATGATTCTCCTGAAGTTGACAACGAGGTAATCCTTCATAGCAAAGATTACCTGCGGTTGGGTGATTTTGTGGAAGCAAAAATTACGGGTGCTACGGAATTCGATCTGTCTGCTGAGGTCATTTAG
- the rpmG gene encoding 50S ribosomal protein L33, with protein MAKKGNRIQVILECTEHKNSGMPGMSRYITTKNRKNTTERIELKKYNSVLKKYTLHKEIK; from the coding sequence ATGGCAAAGAAAGGAAACCGCATTCAGGTGATTTTGGAATGCACAGAGCATAAAAACAGCGGCATGCCGGGCATGAGCCGTTATATCACCACTAAAAACCGCAAGAACACTACGGAGCGTATAGAATTAAAGAAATACAATTCCGTATTGAAAAAATATACTCTCCACAAAGAAATTAAATAA